The following are from one region of the Rosistilla carotiformis genome:
- a CDS encoding MIP/aquaporin family protein, giving the protein MSNRPLPACCIAETLGTFLLVFFGCGAVHVAVLTGDLQGLWQVGIVWGVSIMLAIYVVGSISGAHINPAITLGLATWGLFPWSRVPGYVLSQMLGAILAAAVLFTLFEPYLAAKEAQKGIVRGGAGSELTAMCYGEYFPNPGGMAGSPDSYDAAVHADHNKLVTEPLACLIEVIGTAILALVVMAVTDSKNQQGPGAFAPVFIGLTVAALICVIAPLTQACFNPARDFGPRLFAYFAGWGSIAIPGAQGTGFLTVYIVSPIVGALLGTGLYQGMLGRWVGQHEAAAPSEAA; this is encoded by the coding sequence ATGTCCAATCGCCCGCTGCCTGCTTGTTGTATTGCCGAGACGTTAGGCACGTTTCTGTTAGTGTTTTTTGGATGCGGTGCAGTCCACGTGGCGGTACTAACCGGTGACCTGCAGGGCTTGTGGCAAGTCGGGATCGTCTGGGGTGTTTCGATCATGTTGGCGATCTACGTGGTTGGTTCGATCAGCGGCGCCCATATCAATCCCGCCATCACGCTGGGCCTGGCGACTTGGGGCTTGTTTCCGTGGTCGCGGGTCCCCGGGTACGTGCTGTCTCAAATGTTAGGCGCGATTCTGGCGGCGGCCGTGTTGTTCACGCTGTTCGAACCCTATCTGGCGGCGAAGGAAGCGCAAAAGGGAATCGTCCGTGGCGGGGCAGGAAGCGAATTGACGGCGATGTGTTATGGTGAATACTTCCCGAATCCGGGAGGCATGGCGGGCAGCCCCGACAGCTACGACGCAGCCGTTCACGCCGACCACAACAAATTGGTCACCGAACCGCTCGCGTGCCTGATCGAAGTGATCGGAACCGCGATCCTCGCGTTGGTCGTGATGGCGGTCACCGATTCAAAAAATCAACAGGGCCCTGGTGCCTTCGCTCCCGTCTTCATCGGCCTCACCGTCGCGGCGTTGATCTGCGTGATCGCTCCGCTGACGCAGGCCTGCTTTAATCCGGCACGCGACTTCGGCCCGAGGCTGTTCGCTTATTTTGCCGGCTGGGGTTCGATTGCGATCCCAGGAGCTCAGGGGACTGGATTTCTGACCGTCTATATTGTCTCGCCGATCGTGGGGGCGTTGCTGGGGACCGGGCTTTACCAGGGCATGCTGGGACGTTGGGTCGGTCAACACGAAGCGGCCGCCCCTAGCGAAGCCGCCTAG
- a CDS encoding 3-deoxy-D-manno-octulosonic acid transferase → MCFRPVRVAEYGKDAEMTYLLNIVYLLVAIVVSPILVWRSVQTGKYRSGWSAKLFGNVPSRDGDAPCAWLHAVSVGEVNLLTNVVKRLAQARPDMQIVISTTTATGMQLARSRFPDHCVFYCPLDFSWAVRRAFRRIRPNVLVLSELELWPNLICIARQKQSEVVVLNARLSERSFRGYRRVASLLRPTFRRLSLVLAQDETYARRFLQLGVDHSRIRVTGSIKFDGARTDRHAPDVIALRKLSAASKDQIVWIAGSTQSPEERIALDVYRRLSSRFPQLRLVLVPRHPERFHAVADQVVGAGMKLRRRSELQTPAESWPSDTVLLVDTIGELGCWWGLADIAFVGGSMGSRGGQNMLEPAGFGAAVSFGPNTKNFRDIVAQLLAADAATVVNDKAAMEQFVSNCIENPVARRQQGQRAQVLVVGGQGAIDRTISVIEQMLPPVQSIPARHAA, encoded by the coding sequence ATGTGTTTCCGGCCGGTGCGTGTGGCGGAATATGGCAAGGATGCTGAGATGACCTATCTGTTGAACATTGTGTATCTGTTGGTGGCGATCGTCGTCTCGCCGATACTCGTTTGGCGGTCGGTCCAGACGGGGAAATACCGCAGCGGATGGTCTGCGAAATTGTTTGGCAACGTTCCCAGTCGCGACGGCGACGCGCCCTGTGCTTGGTTGCACGCGGTCAGTGTGGGGGAAGTCAACCTGTTGACGAATGTCGTCAAACGCTTGGCGCAAGCGCGCCCCGACATGCAGATCGTGATCAGCACAACGACCGCGACCGGCATGCAATTGGCCCGTTCACGGTTCCCAGACCACTGCGTTTTCTATTGCCCGTTGGATTTCAGCTGGGCCGTTCGCCGCGCGTTTCGCCGCATTCGACCCAATGTCCTGGTGCTCAGTGAATTGGAGCTTTGGCCAAACCTGATCTGTATTGCGCGGCAGAAGCAATCCGAAGTGGTTGTCCTCAACGCACGGCTCAGCGAACGCAGTTTCCGCGGTTATCGCCGCGTCGCGTCGTTGCTGCGACCAACGTTTCGACGGCTCTCGCTGGTCCTGGCTCAAGACGAAACCTATGCCCGCCGGTTCTTGCAACTTGGCGTCGACCACAGTCGCATCCGTGTTACCGGGTCGATTAAATTCGATGGCGCGCGCACCGATCGCCACGCCCCCGATGTGATCGCGTTGCGGAAACTATCGGCCGCCAGCAAAGACCAGATTGTATGGATTGCCGGCAGCACGCAATCGCCTGAAGAGCGGATTGCGCTTGACGTCTATCGACGTCTCTCCTCGCGGTTCCCTCAATTGCGATTGGTTCTGGTACCGCGGCACCCCGAGCGTTTTCATGCCGTTGCCGATCAAGTGGTTGGGGCGGGAATGAAGCTGCGTCGCCGTAGCGAATTACAAACACCTGCCGAATCGTGGCCTAGCGACACCGTGCTATTGGTCGACACGATCGGTGAACTGGGGTGTTGGTGGGGGCTTGCCGACATCGCCTTTGTCGGTGGCAGCATGGGGTCGCGTGGTGGGCAGAACATGCTCGAACCGGCGGGCTTCGGCGCTGCGGTTTCGTTTGGCCCCAACACAAAAAACTTTCGCGATATCGTCGCCCAATTGCTGGCGGCCGATGCGGCGACCGTCGTAAACGATAAGGCTGCGATGGAACAGTTTGTCAGCAATTGCATCGAGAACCCGGTCGCGCGCCGCCAACAGGGCCAGCGTGCCCAAGTTCTCGTCGTTGGGGGCCAGGGAGCAATCGACCGCACGATCTCCGTCATCGAACAAATGTTGCCACCGGTGCAAAGCATCCCCGCCCGGCATGCAGCGTAG
- a CDS encoding SEC-C metal-binding domain-containing protein → MVKLGMTEGEAIESAMVSRRIASAQKKVEERNFEIRKSLLEYDEVMDEQRKRVYTYRQQILDGVSCSELILSQIQGQVDHYIDILASEHYGAESFAAWSGSQLGCQLEPKDFRNMDYQAAEQYAKDQAERAAEAMVLEAVEENLPYEEDSADWNWNALVNWCNTKYGTNYRDKDLKQLERHKLEEELTMAAGKSISRVDLTPGEMFLAADFGLQTIANWVRDKFGIEVTVDEMRDLETKEIKALLVDRAKQAYTVKEAEYPILTGLSRFCEVSGGQSRIDREGLALWAQDRFGVDVSVEDLRGLQRDELKQLLVDYSSRSTNVAGDMHLKARKRVDDLFAGADEGTTATIAAGNDGSLEALTQWMHEELRVHVPKDEIARMDRSTMLRTVEGAVDERFHPEMRRMERQVLLNIVDTAWKDHLLAMDHLRSSVSLKSYAQLDPKVEYKREGMRLFETMWTSIGERTTDLIFRMESLNEEFVRSTFVATHERHDDTPSGLIGDGDDASAANRAASASQEGEVKIEPVRNRGEKIRPNDKCPCGSGKKFKACCKRHDSIA, encoded by the coding sequence ATGGTCAAATTGGGCATGACCGAAGGGGAAGCGATCGAAAGCGCGATGGTATCGCGGCGGATTGCATCGGCACAAAAGAAGGTCGAAGAACGCAACTTTGAAATCCGCAAAAGCTTGCTCGAATACGACGAAGTCATGGACGAACAACGGAAGCGTGTTTACACCTACCGCCAACAAATCCTCGACGGCGTCAGCTGCAGCGAATTGATCCTTTCACAGATCCAGGGACAGGTCGATCACTACATCGATATCCTAGCCTCGGAGCACTACGGCGCTGAATCCTTTGCGGCCTGGAGCGGTAGCCAATTGGGATGCCAGTTGGAACCCAAAGACTTCCGCAACATGGACTACCAGGCGGCCGAACAGTATGCGAAAGACCAAGCGGAACGGGCGGCCGAAGCGATGGTCCTCGAAGCGGTCGAAGAGAACTTGCCCTACGAAGAGGACTCGGCCGATTGGAATTGGAATGCGTTGGTCAATTGGTGCAACACCAAATACGGAACCAACTACCGCGACAAAGATTTGAAGCAATTGGAACGTCACAAGCTCGAAGAAGAGTTGACGATGGCTGCTGGCAAATCGATCTCGCGTGTCGACCTGACGCCCGGTGAAATGTTCTTGGCTGCCGACTTTGGCCTGCAAACCATTGCGAATTGGGTTCGCGATAAGTTTGGGATCGAAGTTACCGTCGATGAAATGCGCGACTTGGAAACCAAAGAGATCAAAGCTTTGCTGGTCGATCGTGCCAAACAGGCTTACACCGTCAAAGAGGCCGAGTACCCGATTTTAACGGGATTGTCACGGTTCTGCGAAGTCTCCGGTGGTCAATCTCGGATCGATCGCGAAGGGCTCGCCCTGTGGGCGCAAGATCGTTTTGGCGTCGATGTGTCCGTTGAAGATTTGCGCGGCCTGCAACGCGATGAACTGAAGCAATTGCTAGTCGATTACAGCAGCCGATCGACCAACGTCGCAGGGGACATGCACCTCAAAGCGCGGAAACGCGTCGACGATTTGTTTGCCGGAGCCGACGAGGGAACTACGGCGACCATCGCCGCGGGCAACGACGGTTCGTTGGAAGCATTGACCCAATGGATGCACGAGGAATTGCGTGTTCACGTTCCCAAGGATGAGATCGCACGGATGGATCGCAGCACGATGTTGCGAACCGTCGAAGGTGCGGTCGATGAACGCTTTCATCCGGAAATGCGTCGCATGGAACGCCAGGTGCTGTTGAACATCGTCGACACCGCGTGGAAAGATCACCTGCTCGCGATGGACCATTTGCGCAGTAGCGTTTCCTTGAAGAGCTATGCTCAATTGGATCCCAAAGTCGAATACAAACGCGAAGGCATGCGTTTGTTTGAAACCATGTGGACCTCGATTGGCGAACGCACGACCGATCTGATCTTCCGAATGGAAAGCTTGAACGAAGAATTTGTTCGTAGCACGTTTGTGGCCACGCACGAGCGCCACGACGACACGCCTAGCGGGCTGATCGGAGACGGAGACGATGCCAGCGCCGCGAATCGTGCCGCGAGTGCCAGCCAAGAGGGAGAGGTGAAGATCGAACCGGTCCGCAATCGCGGCGAAAAGATTCGCCCGAACGATAAGTGCCCCTGTGGCAGTGGGAAGAAGTTCAAAGCGTGTTGCAAACGGCACGACTCCATCGCCTAA
- a CDS encoding VOC family protein: protein MNRHEAINYVEFPARDLPSTKAFFSAAFGWTFVDYGSEYVAFSDQGLDGGFYQADLAADTANGSALIVLYSDSLEQTLAKVAQAGGVVVKPIFSFPGGRRFHFTEPSGNELAVWSDKEGDGSGDAAPPAS, encoded by the coding sequence ATGAACCGACACGAAGCGATCAACTACGTTGAATTCCCCGCCCGCGACCTGCCTTCGACCAAGGCTTTCTTTAGCGCGGCGTTCGGTTGGACGTTTGTCGATTACGGCTCCGAATATGTCGCCTTCTCCGACCAAGGTCTCGATGGGGGATTCTACCAAGCCGATTTAGCGGCGGACACGGCCAACGGTTCCGCATTGATCGTCTTATATAGCGATTCGCTGGAGCAGACGCTCGCCAAGGTGGCGCAAGCCGGAGGGGTCGTGGTCAAGCCGATTTTCAGCTTTCCCGGGGGCCGACGTTTTCATTTCACCGAACCCAGCGGCAATGAACTGGCGGTCTGGTCGGATAAAGAGGGGGATGGAAGTGGAGACGCCGCTCCGCCCGCGTCCTAA
- a CDS encoding DUF1501 domain-containing protein, with protein sequence MLSIKGAAGKDLCDPSLKPTRRDVLRVGGSGMLGLSLGSMLNLQAQASESPVGGGPGWGKAKSIILVYLQGGPSHIDLWDPKEHVPDNVKSVFNPISTKIPGIQFTENLPGLAQLNDRFTMIRSMSYTPNGLFNHTAAIYQMMTGYTTDKVSPSGQLEPPSPKDFPNFGSNLIRLRPVDEPMLPFVMLPRPLQESNVVGKGGSAGFLGKAYDPYTLYPSGDDMDMEKMSRIKIDDLMLRPEVFSVRLQRRARLRDLINKQMPTINKAVESYELDEYYDRALSLIVSGRAREAFDIASEPVALRERYGQNTFGQSCLLARRLVEAGTRVVEVVWPKVANSDNHSWDQHSGLSKRMKDQSAPMFDAGFSTLIADLDDRGMLDETLVVGVGEFGRSPQRGVSTSGNNNSADGRDHWPYCYTCVVAGAGTRRGYVHGKSDKTASAPLEDPVHPGELLASIYHSFGIHPETMVYNHLNQPRELVKAQAVTKLFA encoded by the coding sequence ATGCTGTCGATTAAAGGTGCTGCTGGAAAAGATTTGTGTGATCCCAGTTTAAAGCCGACCCGCCGCGACGTTTTACGCGTCGGCGGTTCAGGGATGTTGGGACTGTCGCTCGGATCGATGCTCAACCTGCAGGCCCAGGCGTCGGAATCGCCCGTTGGCGGCGGACCGGGTTGGGGAAAGGCCAAGTCGATTATTCTGGTCTATCTGCAAGGTGGCCCCAGCCATATCGATCTGTGGGATCCCAAGGAGCATGTCCCCGACAACGTAAAAAGCGTGTTTAACCCGATCAGCACGAAGATTCCCGGGATTCAATTCACCGAGAATCTGCCCGGACTGGCCCAGCTGAACGATCGCTTTACGATGATCCGTTCGATGAGCTACACGCCTAACGGATTGTTCAACCATACCGCGGCGATCTATCAAATGATGACCGGCTATACGACCGACAAGGTCAGCCCGTCAGGCCAGTTGGAGCCGCCCAGCCCCAAGGATTTTCCCAACTTTGGATCCAACCTGATCCGTCTGCGTCCTGTCGATGAACCGATGCTGCCGTTTGTGATGCTGCCTCGCCCGCTGCAAGAATCGAACGTCGTCGGGAAAGGGGGCTCAGCCGGTTTTCTGGGGAAAGCCTACGACCCTTACACGCTGTATCCATCGGGGGATGACATGGATATGGAAAAGATGAGCCGTATTAAGATCGACGACCTAATGCTGCGACCGGAGGTCTTCAGCGTTCGCTTGCAACGCCGGGCACGGTTACGCGACCTGATCAACAAGCAGATGCCGACGATCAATAAAGCGGTCGAATCTTACGAATTGGACGAATATTACGATCGTGCACTCTCGTTGATCGTTTCGGGACGGGCTCGCGAGGCGTTCGATATCGCTTCCGAACCGGTGGCGTTGCGCGAACGCTACGGTCAGAACACCTTCGGACAAAGCTGTCTGTTGGCTCGTCGCTTGGTCGAAGCGGGAACACGCGTGGTCGAAGTCGTTTGGCCGAAGGTTGCCAACAGCGACAACCATTCGTGGGATCAGCACTCCGGGCTCTCCAAACGGATGAAAGACCAGTCGGCACCGATGTTCGACGCCGGTTTCTCGACGTTGATCGCCGATCTGGACGATCGCGGAATGCTGGATGAAACGCTGGTCGTGGGAGTCGGCGAATTCGGCCGCAGCCCGCAGCGAGGGGTAAGCACCAGCGGCAATAACAACAGCGCCGACGGTCGCGATCACTGGCCTTATTGTTACACCTGCGTCGTCGCCGGTGCGGGCACGCGCCGTGGCTATGTGCATGGTAAAAGCGACAAAACCGCGTCGGCACCGCTGGAAGATCCCGTCCATCCGGGCGAATTGTTGGCCAGTATTTATCACAGTTTCGGCATCCATCCCGAGACGATGGTCTACAACCATCTGAATCAGCCGCGGGAACTGGTCAAAGCTCAAGCCGTCACGAAGCTATTTGCGTAG
- a CDS encoding VWA domain-containing protein, with protein MEIHRPKHLIPRQPKLARLVLLMLAITLTSHLATAQSPESNSRLATYQTPAGDGYFAISVTPQLDPQQMAAVTQGPRSVVLVVDTSASQSGYYRNQTLEAVRSVLAGLDADVAVSIVAVDVQATRLSDQFAKPASETTTKAMKNLANRLPLGNTDLASALRTADAMLAPQSGHRAMVYVGDGSSIGDVLDEQAFGKIADSLRSHQIAVHSLAIGPTTNVQLLASIANQTGGVTLVQADDSKNSPLQMGTMLANAASHSPLWVQSATLPAGFVSAHGDRLPPLRTDRDSVLIGRFEGEGADHLMVRTTASDKQIDLNWDLKREPSNPDFAFLPSLVSQSSETDGLFLPTAGSVYLRETARMMTENADQLAKAGALALKRGELKGAAAVADMALSIDPTNPQALSVSNLVSNQTKLTAQVVDAEGSGLLDPQAPAIAPDPLEAPGVFMNTVEAERDQLTGRVRAEVRAQLKAARQRLAQDPTGVAASLKILLDSVQAENNLDVRVRDELAAQIVSAIQVSERSEVRFSETQGRQQEIKAQAATTERLLQDTFRHEARVKTLVDQFASLMDENRTEEAVFEVAPQVAELEPDTVISNSLNTHGHMVHNYRRWKKAQSMRQRNFVDSLLLNEEAFIPFVDDPPLHYTDAETWQRMSRRRLDRYGAIELTGNNAAERRIYKALNDDTSLKFIDEPLENVVDILKEKHNIPIVIDLRALDDLGLTPDIPVTKNLESVSLRSGLRLLLQDLDLTYMIKDEVLQITTPDAAETNLVTKVYPVGDLVVPVIQLGGGGMGGGMGGGGGFGGGGGGMGGGMGGGMGGGMGGGMGGGMGGMGGGGGMFAVPDEVRLSEKTSASEAPAAKPESVPLAVQLNQLIKVTPSEGQTEAEAWDEYFADLSFADERQRAIHDSRLRMTIRQGLRRAEKADEAGDAEKTKVEFQRICDLVGGALRQGHAQAWMYHGLALALQGTGADQSEVERAMLSAADFAESTDDLLNIARHMNQMNMQARAISLCKKAAQLDPYKSEAYLMGLGIARQTDDLEGITWACAGVLRQAWPESLQHIEDKARLTARSTYQRLLEEGRVLEAKQFESNVSESVVRDCVVRVSWTGQADIDLMVEEPSGTVCSLQTPRSAGGGVLLGDSFSGDEPSVTGFSESYVCPEGFTGEYRILLRRVWGNVSTGHVTVDVITDVGRPEQHYFRRQIPLTEQNALITFQVQDGRRKQPVAEAKLVDLREQQDKINRNILAQQSSSAPVDLRSAADYYRDMALSNGNRGRNPFLDGGAVGFRPDITILPEGASLQVLGIISADRRYVRITPGPFFSQIGDVTTFNFVTGDEGTGTGGGGTGGSFGGGVGGGGGQL; from the coding sequence ATGGAAATCCACCGTCCGAAACACCTCATCCCTCGCCAGCCCAAACTTGCGCGACTGGTGCTGTTGATGCTTGCGATCACGTTGACCAGCCATCTGGCAACGGCTCAATCGCCCGAATCGAACAGCCGTTTGGCGACTTACCAGACCCCTGCCGGGGATGGATATTTCGCCATCAGCGTCACGCCTCAGCTGGATCCTCAGCAAATGGCGGCGGTCACCCAGGGTCCCCGCAGCGTGGTGCTGGTTGTCGATACGTCGGCCAGTCAATCGGGTTATTACCGCAACCAAACGCTTGAAGCGGTCCGTTCGGTCTTGGCCGGACTGGATGCCGACGTTGCCGTCAGCATCGTCGCGGTCGATGTCCAAGCGACGCGTTTGAGCGATCAGTTCGCCAAGCCGGCTTCGGAAACGACCACCAAGGCGATGAAGAACCTTGCCAACCGTTTGCCACTGGGCAACACCGACTTGGCTTCGGCGTTACGAACTGCCGATGCGATGCTCGCACCGCAGTCGGGGCATCGCGCGATGGTCTACGTCGGCGACGGCAGCTCGATCGGCGACGTGCTTGACGAACAGGCGTTCGGAAAGATCGCCGATTCGCTTCGCAGTCATCAAATCGCCGTCCACTCGCTGGCAATTGGCCCGACGACCAACGTGCAACTGCTGGCATCGATCGCCAACCAAACCGGTGGCGTGACGTTGGTGCAAGCCGACGATTCGAAGAACTCGCCGCTGCAGATGGGAACGATGTTGGCAAACGCTGCCAGCCACTCACCGTTGTGGGTTCAATCGGCCACGCTGCCCGCCGGTTTTGTCAGCGCCCATGGCGATCGCTTGCCGCCGCTGCGAACCGATCGCGATTCGGTTTTGATCGGTCGCTTCGAAGGCGAAGGTGCTGACCATTTGATGGTTCGCACGACCGCTTCCGACAAACAAATCGATTTGAACTGGGATTTGAAACGCGAACCCAGCAACCCTGATTTTGCTTTCCTGCCTTCGTTGGTCTCCCAAAGTAGCGAAACCGATGGGCTGTTCCTGCCCACGGCCGGTTCGGTTTACCTGCGGGAAACCGCTCGGATGATGACCGAAAACGCCGACCAGTTGGCCAAAGCAGGCGCCTTGGCCCTGAAGCGTGGCGAATTGAAGGGAGCCGCGGCGGTCGCCGACATGGCACTCAGCATCGACCCCACCAATCCACAAGCGCTGTCGGTCTCGAACCTGGTATCCAACCAGACCAAATTGACAGCTCAGGTTGTTGACGCCGAAGGGAGCGGTTTGCTGGATCCTCAAGCTCCCGCCATCGCGCCCGATCCATTGGAAGCTCCCGGCGTTTTCATGAACACGGTCGAAGCCGAACGCGATCAATTGACCGGTCGTGTGCGGGCGGAGGTGCGGGCTCAATTGAAGGCCGCGCGTCAACGCCTGGCGCAAGATCCTACCGGTGTCGCAGCTTCGCTGAAGATCTTGTTGGATTCGGTACAAGCTGAAAACAATCTGGACGTGCGAGTTCGCGACGAATTGGCCGCTCAGATCGTCAGCGCGATCCAAGTTTCGGAACGCTCCGAAGTTCGGTTCTCGGAAACTCAAGGACGCCAACAAGAAATCAAAGCTCAAGCGGCGACCACCGAACGTTTGTTGCAGGATACCTTCCGGCACGAAGCACGCGTGAAAACGCTTGTCGATCAATTCGCCTCGCTGATGGATGAAAATCGCACCGAGGAAGCAGTCTTCGAGGTCGCACCGCAAGTCGCAGAGCTGGAGCCCGACACGGTGATCTCCAATTCGTTGAACACGCACGGGCACATGGTTCACAATTACCGGCGTTGGAAGAAAGCGCAATCGATGCGTCAGCGGAACTTTGTCGATTCGCTGCTGCTGAACGAAGAAGCGTTTATCCCGTTTGTGGATGATCCACCCTTGCACTACACCGACGCCGAAACCTGGCAACGCATGAGCCGACGTCGTTTGGATCGCTATGGTGCGATCGAATTGACCGGAAACAACGCGGCCGAACGTCGGATCTACAAAGCGTTGAACGACGACACGTCGCTGAAGTTCATCGACGAACCGTTGGAAAACGTTGTCGACATCCTGAAAGAGAAGCACAACATCCCGATCGTGATCGATCTGCGAGCGTTGGACGATCTGGGCCTGACCCCTGATATTCCTGTGACCAAGAACCTGGAAAGCGTCTCGCTGCGTTCGGGTCTCCGATTGCTGCTGCAGGATCTCGATCTGACTTACATGATCAAAGATGAAGTGTTGCAGATCACCACACCTGATGCAGCGGAAACCAACCTCGTGACCAAGGTTTATCCGGTCGGCGATCTCGTCGTTCCCGTGATCCAACTTGGTGGCGGCGGCATGGGCGGCGGCATGGGCGGCGGCGGCGGCTTCGGCGGCGGCGGTGGCGGCATGGGCGGCGGTATGGGCGGCGGCATGGGTGGCGGCATGGGTGGCGGCATGGGCGGCGGCATGGGCGGAATGGGCGGCGGCGGCGGTATGTTCGCCGTACCCGACGAGGTTCGCTTGTCCGAGAAGACGTCCGCGTCAGAAGCTCCCGCAGCAAAGCCTGAATCGGTTCCGCTGGCGGTTCAATTGAATCAATTGATTAAGGTGACACCTTCCGAAGGACAAACCGAAGCGGAAGCGTGGGACGAATATTTCGCCGACCTTTCGTTTGCCGACGAACGTCAACGCGCGATCCACGATTCGCGACTGCGGATGACGATTCGCCAAGGACTGCGACGCGCCGAGAAGGCTGACGAAGCGGGGGACGCGGAAAAGACGAAGGTCGAATTCCAACGGATCTGCGATCTGGTGGGTGGCGCGTTGCGTCAAGGACACGCCCAAGCTTGGATGTATCACGGACTGGCGCTTGCTTTGCAGGGCACCGGTGCGGATCAGAGCGAGGTGGAACGGGCGATGTTGTCGGCTGCCGATTTTGCCGAATCGACCGACGACCTGCTGAACATCGCGCGCCACATGAATCAGATGAACATGCAAGCCCGGGCGATCAGTCTGTGCAAGAAGGCGGCCCAGTTGGATCCTTACAAAAGCGAAGCCTATCTGATGGGGCTCGGGATTGCCCGGCAAACCGATGACCTGGAAGGCATCACCTGGGCATGTGCGGGAGTGTTGCGTCAAGCGTGGCCCGAATCGCTGCAACACATCGAGGACAAAGCTCGGTTGACCGCACGTTCGACCTACCAACGCTTGTTGGAAGAGGGACGTGTCTTGGAAGCGAAACAGTTTGAGAGCAACGTTTCTGAATCGGTCGTTCGCGACTGTGTCGTCCGCGTTTCGTGGACTGGCCAAGCCGACATCGATTTAATGGTCGAAGAGCCCTCGGGAACGGTTTGTTCGTTACAAACGCCACGATCGGCTGGTGGGGGTGTGTTGTTGGGAGACAGCTTCAGTGGCGATGAGCCCTCAGTGACAGGCTTCTCCGAATCGTACGTTTGCCCCGAAGGCTTTACGGGTGAGTACCGGATCCTGTTGCGTCGCGTGTGGGGCAATGTTTCCACCGGGCATGTGACCGTCGATGTGATCACCGACGTCGGTCGTCCCGAACAACATTACTTCCGTCGTCAGATTCCGTTGACCGAACAGAACGCCTTGATCACGTTCCAGGTTCAAGACGGCCGTCGAAAACAACCGGTGGCCGAAGCAAAACTTGTCGATCTTCGCGAACAGCAGGACAAAATCAACCGCAACATCCTGGCGCAACAATCGTCCAGTGCACCGGTCGACCTGCGTTCGGCGGCGGATTATTACCGCGACATGGCGCTCAGCAACGGCAACCGCGGCCGCAATCCTTTCTTGGATGGCGGTGCCGTCGGCTTCCGTCCCGACATCACGATCCTTCCCGAAGGTGCGTCGTTGCAGGTGTTGGGAATCATTTCGGCCGATCGCCGTTACGTGCGGATCACGCCCGGCCCGTTCTTTTCACAGATCGGCGACGTGACCACGTTTAACTTCGTCACCGGTGACGAAGGCACGGGCACCGGCGGCGGTGGAACCGGTGGTTCGTTTGGTGGCGGCGTTGGTGGCGGCGGCGGCCAGCTGTAG